From the Rhodococcus sp. NBC_00297 genome, one window contains:
- a CDS encoding DUF3626 domain-containing protein, whose product MVDASGARRLLALAHVASRVEAGPPVPPATRVTVHFHPDRLVAGRPLLEVLIEENLYRSQFVTGTSNGGFDPAPGGRRHAWESRMFGGAYDHGPASERPIYGSLNHRLEPAGGSVRFGSSHLVLRGDVLPRTTFCYPDSVHEPTAFGTGERMPLVETALSHHDVDVLDDYIEAHVHGPLRLDTDVEALVLDPSFRGTELDAIVCRAPVPVRWHHGFELTSSRFDHCADYRGPHIADLARSVARDGRLTACIVGQAANTGEHDDQHIKQLWHCVARFGHDWSDRPGAATSPAEGRIGRG is encoded by the coding sequence GTGGTCGACGCCTCGGGTGCCCGACGCCTCCTCGCACTCGCGCACGTCGCGTCGCGAGTCGAGGCGGGCCCACCCGTGCCGCCGGCGACGAGAGTGACCGTGCACTTCCATCCCGATCGGCTCGTGGCCGGCCGACCATTGCTCGAGGTGCTGATCGAGGAGAACCTGTACCGATCGCAGTTCGTCACCGGCACGAGCAACGGCGGGTTCGATCCTGCGCCCGGCGGTCGTCGCCACGCATGGGAGTCCCGGATGTTCGGTGGGGCGTACGACCACGGCCCGGCATCGGAGCGCCCGATCTACGGCTCGCTGAATCACCGCCTGGAGCCCGCGGGCGGATCGGTGCGCTTCGGCTCCTCCCACCTGGTGCTCCGCGGAGACGTGCTGCCCCGGACCACCTTCTGCTACCCCGATTCCGTCCACGAGCCGACAGCCTTCGGCACCGGTGAGCGCATGCCACTCGTCGAGACGGCACTCTCCCACCACGACGTCGACGTGCTCGACGACTACATCGAGGCCCATGTCCACGGACCGCTACGACTCGACACCGATGTCGAGGCACTCGTTCTCGACCCGTCGTTCCGCGGGACCGAGCTGGACGCGATCGTATGCCGGGCACCCGTTCCGGTGCGGTGGCACCACGGGTTCGAGCTGACATCGAGTCGGTTCGATCACTGCGCCGACTACCGCGGACCACACATCGCCGACCTCGCACGGTCCGTGGCGAGAGACGGGCGTCTCACCGCGTGCATCGTCGGTCAGGCCGCGAACACCGGTGAGCACGACGATCAGCACATCAAACAGCTCTGGCACTGCGTCGCGCGCTTCGGACACGACTGGTCCGACCGTCCGGGGGCCGCAACCTCACCTGCCGAGGGACGAATCGGACGGGGATAA
- a CDS encoding MSMEG_0570 family nitrogen starvation response protein, with protein sequence MPEMTFTVQWPNGCRQQCYSPSLVVRDHLTVGTRYEISDFVQRSRLALTEASDRVRAKYGFACTSAAATLREIETTAAAFDRGTVHVLDLGGAR encoded by the coding sequence GTGCCTGAGATGACCTTCACCGTCCAGTGGCCCAACGGGTGCCGCCAACAGTGCTACTCACCGTCACTCGTCGTCCGTGACCATCTCACGGTCGGGACGCGCTACGAGATCTCCGACTTCGTGCAGCGCAGTCGACTCGCGCTCACCGAGGCCAGTGACCGGGTGCGGGCCAAGTACGGCTTCGCGTGTACCTCGGCAGCGGCGACTCTGCGCGAGATCGAGACCACCGCAGCGGCGTTCGACCGCGGCACCGTGCACGTGCTCGACCTGGGAGGAGCGCGATGA
- a CDS encoding carbon-nitrogen hydrolase family protein, producing MNDVTLSVASERFGRDMDESYATIERTIAEARRRGSALLVLPEACLGGYLPSLGGGDESEEKRRTRLQNLPPALELDGPEIARVSAMAGDMVVTFGFCEADGLTRYNAAVTVHGDGVLGSYRKVHQPLGENLCYSAGSEYRAFDTPVGRMGMQICYDKAFPEAAREIALDGAEIITSLSAWPTSRTGRAANMADDRWKLRFDIYDQARALENQVVWIASNQAGSFGSLDFVCSAKIVGPGGEILAGTGVEPGLATATLDVQKAIAAARGGGMYNLRDRRPSVYGTLVDGDSMSRVDRVMSRA from the coding sequence ATGAACGACGTAACTCTCTCGGTGGCGTCCGAGCGCTTCGGCCGCGACATGGACGAGTCGTACGCCACCATCGAGCGCACCATCGCGGAAGCACGGCGACGCGGCAGCGCGCTGCTGGTCCTGCCGGAGGCGTGCCTCGGGGGCTACCTCCCGAGTCTGGGAGGCGGAGACGAGTCGGAGGAGAAGCGCCGCACCCGGCTGCAGAACCTGCCGCCGGCCCTCGAGCTGGACGGTCCGGAGATCGCGCGAGTGTCGGCGATGGCCGGGGACATGGTGGTGACCTTCGGTTTCTGTGAGGCGGACGGTCTCACGCGGTACAACGCCGCGGTGACGGTGCACGGTGACGGGGTGCTGGGCTCGTACCGCAAGGTGCACCAGCCGCTGGGCGAGAACCTCTGCTACTCGGCGGGATCCGAGTACCGCGCCTTCGACACCCCGGTCGGCCGGATGGGCATGCAGATCTGTTACGACAAGGCGTTTCCCGAGGCGGCGCGGGAGATCGCACTCGACGGGGCCGAGATCATCACCTCGCTGTCGGCATGGCCGACCTCGCGAACGGGTCGCGCTGCGAACATGGCCGACGATCGATGGAAGCTGCGCTTCGACATCTACGACCAGGCGCGAGCACTGGAGAACCAGGTCGTGTGGATCGCGTCCAATCAGGCCGGGTCCTTCGGGTCGCTGGACTTCGTGTGCAGCGCCAAGATCGTCGGTCCGGGAGGGGAGATCCTCGCCGGCACGGGCGTCGAACCCGGCCTGGCGACAGCGACTCTCGATGTGCAGAAGGCGATCGCGGCGGCTCGTGGAGGTGGCATGTACAACCTTCGGGACCGCCGTCCGTCCGTGTACGGGACCCTCGTCGACGGCGACAGCATGTCTCGGGTGGACCGGGTGATGAGCCGTGCCTGA
- a CDS encoding MSMEG_0572/Sll0783 family nitrogen starvation response protein: protein MAAFDQTILENMSASLAEIPHPSLPKGSNIYGGTKIFPDYKAEDGESYFTLVHGIAHESSVSFVAVLQATRALRKGYESAMYFYGPGAINCLATRGFPTTGDSGFPGEQNINDALATFISEGGTVFCCRFGLALHGGREEDLIEGVVPAHPLDVQDALIHYARKGAIINSTYMV from the coding sequence GTGGCCGCGTTCGATCAGACCATCCTCGAAAACATGTCCGCCTCACTCGCCGAGATCCCGCACCCGTCACTCCCCAAGGGCAGCAACATCTACGGCGGAACCAAGATCTTCCCGGACTACAAGGCGGAGGACGGCGAGTCGTACTTCACCCTCGTGCACGGCATCGCCCACGAGTCGTCGGTGAGCTTCGTCGCCGTGCTGCAGGCGACGCGCGCTCTGCGCAAGGGCTACGAGTCGGCGATGTACTTCTACGGTCCCGGTGCCATCAACTGCCTGGCGACCCGCGGCTTCCCCACCACCGGAGACTCCGGTTTCCCCGGCGAGCAGAACATCAACGACGCTCTCGCGACGTTCATCTCGGAGGGCGGCACCGTGTTCTGTTGCCGATTCGGGCTCGCGCTGCACGGCGGCCGCGAGGAAGACCTCATCGAGGGCGTCGTGCCCGCGCACCCGCTGGACGTGCAGGACGCGTTGATCCACTACGCCCGCAAGGGCGCGATCATCAACTCCACGTACATGGTCTGA
- a CDS encoding carbon-nitrogen hydrolase family protein, producing the protein MAPIRAAALAGHFGRDVERSVEKIVGIIEQGHQRGIDLLVLPDACLGGYLGDLARPDLEELPPALDEDGPELAVIAAAAGAMTVCVGYTERAALVRYNAAVCLTGDGVLGRHRKVHQPAGESLAYAAGDRFSAFDTPVGRMGMLIDYDKTFPEAARTLALDGARIIAALSAWPASVTDRASKLANDRQSRLFDLYDAARAAENQVVLLSSNHTGVTGSLRFLGQAKIVGPGGEVLCRTRDKGGLACCDIDVDAEVDRARRVLRHLDERRPDTYHSQASKETTCVSPS; encoded by the coding sequence ATGGCGCCGATCCGGGCGGCGGCGCTCGCGGGACACTTCGGCCGTGACGTCGAGCGGTCCGTCGAGAAGATCGTGGGCATCATCGAGCAGGGCCATCAGCGGGGCATCGACCTGTTGGTCCTGCCCGACGCCTGCCTCGGCGGTTACCTCGGTGATCTCGCGCGGCCCGATCTCGAGGAGCTGCCGCCGGCGCTCGACGAGGACGGACCCGAGCTCGCGGTGATCGCTGCTGCGGCCGGTGCGATGACCGTGTGCGTGGGGTACACCGAGAGGGCGGCCCTGGTCCGTTACAACGCCGCCGTGTGCCTCACGGGCGACGGTGTGTTGGGTCGTCATCGAAAGGTGCACCAACCGGCGGGGGAGTCGTTGGCCTATGCGGCGGGAGATCGGTTCTCGGCGTTCGACACGCCGGTGGGCAGGATGGGCATGCTGATCGACTACGACAAGACATTCCCCGAGGCGGCGCGCACCTTGGCTCTGGACGGTGCGCGCATCATCGCGGCGCTGTCGGCGTGGCCGGCCAGTGTGACGGACAGGGCGTCGAAGTTGGCCAACGACAGACAGTCTCGCCTGTTCGACCTCTACGACGCCGCCCGGGCAGCCGAGAATCAGGTGGTGCTGCTGTCGTCCAATCACACGGGGGTGACGGGATCTCTGCGCTTCCTCGGGCAGGCGAAGATCGTCGGTCCCGGCGGCGAGGTCCTGTGCCGGACGCGAGACAAGGGTGGCCTGGCGTGCTGCGACATCGATGTGGACGCGGAGGTGGACCGGGCCCGTCGGGTGCTGCGTCACCTCGACGAACGACGACCGGACACCTACCACTCACAGGCATCGAAGGAGACCACGTGCGTGTCGCCCTCCTGA
- a CDS encoding ATP-dependent DNA ligase, producing the protein MASLEVAGRQIALTNVDKVLWPETGTTKGEVIDYYVDIAPAMLPHLLGRPVTRKRWPNGVQAGSFFEKNLAASAPDWLDRRRLHHSDRVVVYPVFHTAADLAWLGQQAALEAHVPQWTFDGDEQGKATRIVFDLDPGEGVDLDTCATVACEVRAMITDIGLTAHPLTSGSKGIHLYVPLEKPVSSSGASTVAKRVATLLEEKMPDLVTASMSKALRPGKIFLDWSQNNGKKTTIAPYSLRGRDRPTVAAPRTWDELSGGGLAQLSFEEVLARFHRDGDLLAGLDPEPEASTITDSLGPYRGKRTASRTPEPVPTTSTTRESADPIFVIQEHHARRLHYDFRLERDGVLVSWAVPKNLPTDEKKNHLAVHTEDHPMDYASFEGTIPQGEYGGGEVSVWDHGTFITEKWRDDEVIVELAGERVAGRYALIRTDRDQWLVHRMTSRPQPTRTELPQHLRPMLASAGTLSGLEADEWSFEGKWDGVRIVATLDHGDVVLESRTGQDLTRRYAGITALAADLSDHAVVLDGEAVVYRADGVTSFQALQDAHPDDVQFICFDILHLDGTDLTGKKFTDRRKILELLLTGLETATVSPLLPGTAAGALSESERRGWEGIVAKRRDSTYEVGRRSTSWIKVKNWRTQEVVIGGWRAGKGSRTGSIGSLLLGIPSENGLHYVGRVGTGFTERQRADLLTLLRPSVVDESPFDEPLPTADRRDATWVAPTVVGEVRFFEWTDGGSLRHPSWRGLREDKTVEDVHRED; encoded by the coding sequence ATGGCATCGCTGGAGGTCGCGGGGCGACAGATCGCCCTGACCAACGTCGACAAGGTGCTGTGGCCGGAGACGGGCACCACCAAGGGCGAGGTGATCGACTACTACGTCGACATCGCGCCCGCGATGCTCCCCCACCTTCTCGGACGCCCGGTCACGCGGAAGCGATGGCCGAACGGGGTCCAGGCAGGCTCGTTCTTCGAGAAGAACCTCGCCGCGTCGGCTCCGGACTGGCTCGATCGACGACGTCTGCACCACTCGGACCGCGTCGTGGTCTACCCCGTCTTCCACACCGCCGCCGATCTCGCGTGGCTGGGACAGCAGGCTGCGCTGGAAGCCCATGTGCCGCAATGGACTTTCGACGGCGACGAGCAGGGCAAAGCCACCCGCATCGTCTTCGATCTCGATCCGGGCGAGGGCGTCGACCTCGACACCTGCGCGACCGTGGCCTGTGAGGTACGAGCGATGATCACCGACATCGGGCTCACCGCCCACCCCCTCACCAGTGGTAGCAAAGGCATACACCTGTACGTCCCGCTGGAGAAGCCGGTCTCGTCGTCCGGTGCCTCGACCGTCGCGAAACGCGTTGCGACGCTTCTCGAGGAGAAGATGCCCGATCTGGTCACCGCATCGATGTCGAAGGCTCTGCGGCCCGGGAAGATCTTCCTGGACTGGAGTCAGAACAACGGCAAGAAGACCACCATCGCGCCGTACTCGCTGCGCGGACGCGACCGCCCTACCGTCGCGGCTCCGCGGACGTGGGACGAGCTCTCCGGCGGCGGTCTCGCCCAACTGAGCTTCGAGGAGGTGCTCGCTCGCTTCCACCGGGACGGCGATCTGCTCGCCGGCCTCGATCCGGAGCCGGAGGCGTCGACGATCACCGACAGCCTCGGTCCGTACCGCGGCAAGCGGACTGCCTCGCGCACACCGGAACCCGTCCCGACGACATCGACGACTCGGGAATCCGCGGACCCGATCTTCGTCATCCAGGAACACCACGCACGTCGACTCCACTACGACTTCCGACTCGAGCGCGACGGCGTGCTGGTCTCGTGGGCGGTCCCGAAGAATCTGCCGACGGACGAGAAGAAGAACCATCTCGCCGTGCACACCGAGGACCATCCGATGGACTACGCATCCTTCGAGGGGACCATCCCGCAGGGCGAGTACGGCGGCGGCGAGGTGAGCGTCTGGGATCACGGCACCTTCATCACCGAGAAGTGGCGGGACGACGAGGTCATCGTCGAACTCGCGGGTGAGCGCGTCGCGGGCCGGTACGCACTGATCCGGACCGACCGGGACCAGTGGCTCGTGCACCGGATGACATCGCGCCCCCAGCCGACACGCACGGAACTGCCCCAGCACCTGCGGCCGATGCTGGCGTCCGCCGGAACGCTGTCCGGACTCGAAGCCGACGAGTGGTCGTTCGAGGGGAAGTGGGACGGCGTCCGCATCGTCGCGACCCTCGACCACGGGGACGTCGTGCTCGAGAGTCGGACCGGACAGGACCTCACGCGCCGCTACGCGGGGATCACGGCGCTCGCCGCGGATCTGTCCGACCATGCGGTCGTACTGGACGGTGAGGCCGTGGTCTACCGCGCGGACGGAGTCACCAGCTTCCAGGCACTGCAGGACGCGCATCCCGACGACGTGCAGTTCATCTGCTTCGACATCCTCCACCTCGACGGCACGGATCTGACGGGCAAGAAGTTCACCGACCGGCGCAAGATCCTCGAACTGCTCCTGACCGGCCTCGAGACGGCGACCGTCTCGCCGCTCCTGCCCGGCACAGCGGCGGGAGCACTGTCCGAGAGCGAACGCCGCGGGTGGGAGGGCATCGTCGCGAAGCGGCGGGACTCGACCTACGAGGTGGGCCGACGCAGCACCTCGTGGATCAAGGTGAAGAACTGGCGGACGCAGGAGGTGGTCATCGGCGGATGGCGCGCCGGCAAGGGTTCCCGCACCGGGAGCATCGGGTCGCTCCTGCTCGGCATCCCGTCGGAGAACGGACTGCACTACGTCGGGCGCGTCGGCACCGGGTTCACCGAGCGCCAGCGCGCGGACCTGCTGACACTGCTGCGCCCCAGCGTCGTCGACGAGTCACCGTTCGACGAACCTCTCCCCACCGCCGACCGCCGCGATGCGACGTGGGTGGCCCCCACCGTCGTCGGCGAGGTGCGGTTCTTCGAGTGGACGGACGGCGGCTCGTTGCGCCATCCGAGCTGGCGGGGCCTGCGTGAGGACAAGACCGTCGAGGACGTTCACCGCGAGGACTGA
- a CDS encoding MSMEG_0568 family radical SAM protein: MSDVRLQTPTGLRPSRSTRNHRVDLALLGIRGTPPVRRTAGAGPSDDGHVSIDGLGAALPRNPSSPYVLDGDRVLFDGDDIGLDIAAIARPAFYDLTTDDGVPYEKLAKLHGKGVLATTVVQTCIRYDESQRCRFCSIEESLRSGATVAVKKPADLAAVAEAAVRLDGITQMVMTTGTSAGRDRGALHLARCVRAVRAVLPDLPIQVQCEPPGDLATLTELYDAGARSIGIHVESLDEDVRRRWMPGKASVSLDEYRAAWVEAVRVFGRNQVSTYLLVGLGEDPDEVVRGATELIAMGVYPFVVPFRPHPGTLAVDVDGAGAPSAELLTDVSTRVAAALVDAEMLGTDQKAGCAACGACSVLQTMGG; encoded by the coding sequence ATGTCCGACGTTCGACTGCAGACCCCGACCGGCCTCCGGCCTTCCCGCTCGACCAGGAACCACCGGGTCGATCTGGCCCTGCTCGGTATCCGTGGGACCCCACCGGTGCGCCGCACCGCGGGTGCGGGACCGAGCGACGACGGCCACGTGAGCATCGACGGACTCGGTGCAGCGCTGCCCCGCAATCCGTCGAGCCCCTACGTCCTGGACGGCGATCGGGTGCTGTTCGACGGGGACGACATCGGACTGGACATCGCCGCCATCGCCCGGCCGGCCTTCTACGACCTCACCACCGACGACGGTGTGCCCTACGAGAAGCTCGCCAAGCTCCACGGCAAGGGGGTGCTGGCCACGACCGTGGTCCAGACCTGCATTCGCTACGACGAGTCGCAACGGTGTCGGTTCTGCTCCATCGAGGAGTCGTTGCGCAGCGGCGCCACCGTGGCGGTGAAGAAGCCCGCCGATCTCGCCGCCGTGGCCGAGGCGGCGGTGCGACTCGACGGCATCACCCAGATGGTCATGACGACCGGGACCTCGGCGGGCCGAGATCGCGGGGCGTTGCACCTGGCACGCTGCGTCCGCGCGGTGCGCGCCGTGCTCCCCGACCTGCCGATCCAGGTGCAGTGCGAACCGCCCGGTGATCTCGCGACCCTCACCGAGTTGTACGACGCCGGCGCACGGTCCATCGGTATCCACGTCGAGTCCCTGGACGAGGACGTGCGGCGCCGCTGGATGCCGGGCAAGGCGTCGGTCTCGCTCGACGAGTACCGCGCGGCATGGGTGGAGGCGGTGCGTGTCTTCGGACGCAACCAGGTGTCGACGTATCTGCTGGTCGGGCTCGGCGAGGACCCGGACGAGGTGGTTCGCGGCGCCACCGAGCTGATCGCGATGGGGGTCTATCCCTTCGTCGTCCCGTTCCGGCCACACCCGGGGACCCTCGCGGTGGACGTCGACGGGGCCGGGGCGCCGTCCGCCGAGCTGTTGACGGACGTGAGCACTCGGGTGGCCGCGGCACTGGTGGACGCGGAGATGCTGGGGACCGACCAGAAGGCCGGGTGCGCAGCGTGTGGTGCGTGCAGCGTCCTGCAGACGATGGGTGGCTGA
- a CDS encoding type II toxin-antitoxin system Rv0910 family toxin, giving the protein MAGVNVTVDSTMTPDEAWARASDLSSFQEWMTIFGGWRSPVPDTLKEGVTIDSLIKVKGFRNVITWTITEYDKPYEIALLGKGKGGIKIDLKMSVAPKGAGSEFTLDANFRGGLLSGPIGGVVAKVLESDVRTSVTNLAKLG; this is encoded by the coding sequence GTGGCCGGAGTGAACGTGACGGTGGATTCGACGATGACACCGGACGAGGCGTGGGCCAGGGCGTCCGATCTGTCCAGCTTCCAGGAGTGGATGACCATCTTCGGTGGATGGCGCAGCCCCGTGCCGGACACGTTGAAGGAAGGCGTCACCATCGACTCGCTGATCAAGGTCAAGGGTTTCCGCAACGTGATCACCTGGACGATCACCGAGTACGACAAGCCCTACGAGATCGCGCTGCTCGGCAAAGGCAAGGGCGGTATCAAGATCGATCTGAAGATGTCCGTCGCGCCGAAGGGCGCCGGATCGGAGTTCACCCTCGACGCGAACTTCCGCGGCGGGTTGCTGTCCGGCCCGATCGGCGGGGTCGTCGCAAAGGTGCTGGAGTCGGACGTGCGCACGAGTGTGACCAACCTGGCGAAGCTGGGGTAG
- a CDS encoding MSMEG_0569 family flavin-dependent oxidoreductase — protein sequence MTEHHTVIVIGAGQAGLSMSWHLTRRGVDHVVLERDTIAHEWLDGRWDNFTLVTPNWQCVLPGYAYDGDDPDGFMTRDLVYDFVRRYADSFGAPVREHVAVLSVQQAPGGGHVVSTSAGSMTADQVVVAVGGYHVPWIPRLAERVPETITQIHSSGYRSAAALPPGGVLVVGTGQSGAQIAEDLHLEGRQVHLVAGSAPRVARFYRGRDCVAWLQDMGVYDVSISEHAGGLSKRESTNHYVTGRDGGRDIDLRAFALDGMRLYGRLTDVGSDGVLRFAPTLEQSLDAADAVSEGIKNDIDAYIARAGLDAPVEERYTPVWRPESEPTELDLEAAGVTSVVWAVGFRRDYRWLKVGVFDGEGHPAHTRGVTAAEGLYFLGLPWQNTWGSGRFAAVARDAEYLAEQMSPAVGARVPAAV from the coding sequence ATGACCGAGCATCACACCGTGATCGTGATCGGCGCGGGCCAGGCGGGGCTGTCCATGAGCTGGCACCTGACCCGACGCGGTGTCGACCATGTCGTCCTCGAACGGGACACCATCGCCCACGAGTGGCTGGACGGGCGGTGGGACAACTTCACCCTGGTGACACCGAACTGGCAGTGCGTCCTGCCCGGGTACGCCTACGACGGCGACGATCCCGACGGATTCATGACCCGAGACCTGGTGTACGACTTCGTGCGTCGCTACGCCGACTCGTTCGGCGCTCCGGTCCGCGAACACGTCGCGGTGCTGTCGGTGCAGCAGGCACCCGGCGGCGGCCACGTCGTGTCGACCTCCGCCGGGTCGATGACCGCGGATCAGGTCGTGGTGGCCGTCGGTGGCTACCACGTCCCGTGGATTCCACGCCTCGCCGAGCGAGTGCCGGAGACGATCACGCAGATCCACTCGTCGGGGTACCGCAGCGCGGCGGCGCTTCCTCCGGGTGGGGTCCTGGTGGTCGGTACCGGGCAGTCCGGCGCGCAGATCGCCGAGGATCTGCACCTCGAGGGCAGGCAGGTGCACCTCGTCGCGGGGTCCGCGCCTCGTGTCGCCCGCTTCTACCGCGGACGGGACTGCGTCGCGTGGCTGCAGGACATGGGGGTGTACGACGTGTCGATCTCCGAACACGCCGGCGGACTCTCCAAGCGGGAGAGCACGAACCACTACGTGACCGGGCGGGACGGCGGACGCGACATCGACCTGCGTGCCTTCGCGCTGGACGGGATGCGGCTGTACGGGCGGTTGACCGACGTCGGTTCGGACGGTGTCCTGCGTTTCGCGCCGACACTCGAACAGTCACTCGACGCGGCGGACGCGGTGTCGGAGGGCATCAAGAACGACATCGACGCCTACATCGCCAGGGCGGGACTCGACGCTCCCGTCGAGGAGCGCTACACACCGGTCTGGCGGCCCGAGTCGGAACCCACCGAGCTCGATCTCGAGGCGGCGGGCGTCACGTCCGTCGTGTGGGCCGTCGGCTTTCGCCGGGACTACCGCTGGCTGAAGGTCGGGGTGTTCGACGGTGAGGGCCACCCGGCTCACACCCGCGGTGTGACCGCGGCGGAGGGCCTGTACTTCCTGGGTCTGCCGTGGCAGAACACCTGGGGCTCGGGCCGATTCGCGGCGGTGGCACGGGATGCGGAGTACCTCGCGGAGCAGATGTCCCCGGCGGTCGGCGCCCGCGTGCCCGCGGCGGTCTGA
- a CDS encoding MSMEG_0567/sll0787 family protein, with translation MSTELSILTGAPTVGAAPFLVRPAESAADLAAYHRLRRESFVVEQGLFSGTDRDGVDDDPRAVVLLATAPDGTVLGGVRVAPCTDVDLGWWSGSRLVVAREKRSRAVGPALIRAACAHVETAGVVRFDATVQSRHVPMFTALGWTATGPTVLAGAPHETMRWTIDTVARLVRSTKAVLATVLAPLATAPLGLGASGFRGDDGVPVPGSDIIAACDAIVPSMVERDPEWAGWCAALVNLNDLSAMGATPVGMLDAVGAPTTSLLTRVIRGLARASDAWGVPVLGGHTQVGVPAALSVTALGRTSSPVRAGGGEVGDELSLTADLGGGWRPGYHGLQWDSTSARSGSDLREMGSFVARAAPRAAKDVSMAGLAGTVGMLAEASGTGAEIDVARIPRPGGADLGRWITCFPGFAMITADRPGRRLPPAGPATSAACGRLTSEPGFTLRWPDGATTSAVSAAVTGLGPA, from the coding sequence ATGAGCACCGAACTGTCGATCCTCACCGGGGCACCCACCGTCGGCGCTGCCCCATTCCTCGTCCGGCCGGCCGAGTCGGCGGCCGATCTCGCCGCCTATCACCGTCTTCGACGCGAGTCGTTCGTCGTCGAGCAGGGCTTGTTCTCGGGTACCGACCGGGACGGCGTCGACGACGATCCGCGCGCGGTCGTCCTTCTCGCGACCGCCCCCGACGGCACCGTCCTCGGCGGGGTCCGGGTGGCTCCCTGCACGGACGTCGACCTGGGATGGTGGTCGGGCAGCCGCCTCGTCGTCGCGCGGGAGAAGCGTAGTCGCGCAGTGGGACCCGCTCTGATCCGAGCCGCCTGCGCTCATGTGGAGACGGCCGGGGTGGTGCGGTTCGACGCCACCGTGCAGTCTCGCCACGTCCCGATGTTCACGGCGCTCGGGTGGACCGCCACCGGCCCCACCGTGCTGGCCGGCGCCCCGCACGAGACGATGCGCTGGACCATCGACACGGTGGCACGTCTCGTCCGGTCGACCAAGGCCGTGCTCGCAACTGTGCTGGCGCCCCTGGCCACTGCGCCACTGGGGTTGGGGGCGAGTGGTTTCCGAGGCGACGACGGAGTGCCGGTGCCCGGCTCCGACATCATCGCCGCGTGCGACGCCATCGTGCCCTCGATGGTCGAGCGCGACCCGGAGTGGGCCGGATGGTGTGCCGCCCTGGTGAATCTGAACGATCTGTCCGCCATGGGTGCGACCCCGGTGGGCATGCTGGACGCCGTCGGCGCTCCGACGACGTCGCTCCTCACCCGCGTGATCCGGGGCCTCGCCCGCGCCAGTGACGCGTGGGGGGTTCCCGTGCTCGGCGGCCACACCCAGGTGGGTGTGCCGGCGGCGCTGTCGGTCACGGCACTCGGACGGACGTCGTCGCCGGTGCGTGCGGGCGGCGGTGAGGTCGGTGACGAGCTGAGTCTCACCGCCGACCTCGGGGGCGGCTGGCGACCCGGTTACCACGGCCTGCAGTGGGATTCGACCTCCGCACGCTCCGGGTCGGACCTCCGCGAGATGGGCTCGTTCGTGGCCCGGGCAGCTCCTCGTGCGGCGAAGGACGTCAGCATGGCGGGGCTCGCGGGCACCGTCGGCATGCTGGCCGAGGCATCCGGTACGGGCGCCGAGATCGACGTCGCCCGCATACCCCGACCCGGCGGTGCCGACCTCGGCCGATGGATCACGTGCTTCCCCGGGTTCGCGATGATCACCGCGGACCGCCCCGGACGTCGGCTCCCGCCGGCCGGTCCGGCGACATCGGCCGCCTGCGGCCGCCTCACCTCGGAGCCGGGATTCACCTTGCGGTGGCCCGACGGCGCCACCACCTCGGCGGTCTCCGCCGCAGTCACAGGATTGGGACCAGCATGA